TCTTCAAACATTCAAGCTCAAGCTCCTCTGACTCAAGCGGATTCTCGTCTTCCGAGTCTGATTATTTCTACAGACGATCTAAATCCTCGCCGGCGATTTCTCATCCTAAACCGATACGAACCACCGTGGAACGATTCGAAAGATCTCCTCAGAATCACCGACCTAACAGTAGTAATAAACAAGAACATGGAAGCTTTCTCAAAACGAAATCTAAAGCGTTGAAGATTTATAGCGATTtgaagaaagtgaaacaaCCGATTTCTCCCGGTGGTCGTCTCGCTACTTTCCTTAACTCCATATTCACCGGCGCCGGAAACActaaaaaacttaacaaaatcaacacaacCGTCACTTCCAccaccgccgccgccgccgcaGCGTCATCAACCACTACATGCTCCTCTGCTTCATCATTCTCCAGATCTTGCTTGAGCAAAACGCCATCGTCTAGCGAAAAATCGAAAAGATCCGTACGTTTTTGTCCCGTCAACGTCATCTTCGACGAAGACTCCTCCAAgtacaacaacaagaacaacaaagtGTACGGAAACAACGAACGTGAATATGAATCCATTCGTCATACTCTAGAGAACCGAGTCATGGAAGAGAATCGTCGTGTAATCGAAGCAGCTAAAGAACTTCTGAGAAGTtaccagaagaagaataaagaagtCATTGAAGTCTCCGtcgaagacgatgaagaagacgacgatgatgatgcGTTGAGTTGCACAAGCTCTGATCTGTTCGAGTTGGATAATTTGTCGGCGATAGGAATCGATAGGTATAGAGAGGAGCTTCCGGTTTACGAAACAACTCGCTTGAACACTAATCGTATCATTTCTAGatgattataataattaattacttgGTTTGAGGTGGATTAGCGATTTTCTGAGTTATATGTTATAGACTTAATAGTGTTTTACTAGTAGTAAATTTTCTGAGTTTTGTATTACTAATTACTTTAGATTTGATTATAGATAAGtactaaattaaatacaaCTTTGAAATCAAGAAGCGCCAGAGAGAAGATCATTGAAGATGagttgaaaattaaaaaagcaaaaggCAGATTTTCTAACCTTTGTCATCAATTTGGACAGCAATGtgaagttgattttttttttttcatgtcaCCTGATGGGATCCACccattaatatatttatagtattatggtttctattttcattatttgtttctacttatattgttttattgagTTATACTGaccaatcaaaaacaatatggacttatgttttatatatttctgatGGTGGTAATGGTTATATCAttgatatgtatttttttttttttttgccaaaaacaatatggagttaaattttaaaatatatactaaaccATATCATTTTCAATCTCCCGAACCACTTAACGAGTCACAATCTCCGCCAAATTGGAATTCAGTAACCAATGCTCTTGTTGAATTACTTTTTTTGACGCTgctttattataaaaaaaaagaaaggaaagtagaatatatttgatttgatgttactaaattactaattatgatCATCAGTAAGATAGGGGACAAGAGTGAAAGAGACATGGTCTCAAATATCATGGACAAGAGTATCCAATTATTTGatcctcttctcttttttactaacgttttattttctattgttttcttgatttcatgGCCTGTTTTTGTCCAAATTGCGACTTTAAGATTACATTTGGATTATACGCATGATCATTTTCGTTTATAAATCTTTCTAAAATCTAATATACACTCTTTCCTTTCCTTAATATTTGAAAACCATCCTACCGTGACTCCGTGAGTGTGCTTatataattcaacaaaatattttatatactaatGCATCTTAAATTAATGCGCGTTCTTAATTAACATGGAATCTAAATATGAATTCATCGTATTTGTACATATAAAGTCATAAAGGTTTAGTAACAGCGCGCCTAATCATAGCAGAATGATACGATACATTTAATAAAGGTACTAAAACATTCTTATTTTATAGAGTACAACAAAACACTTtgttaaagtatatataaaacaattaagaagagaaaaagggaTATTTTCGTAGCAACACATATGGGAAGATcacttatatattaaaaacaaagaattacCATGCATAAGTCataacaaatcatattttcctctcaccaaaaaaaaaaacaaataatatttttctttatttatgcATCATAGTTAGGTTTACGATCTTCTTTTAAGTTGCTCACAAAAACAGTTAGATTTGCACTACTCAATATATCAAACCAACGAAAAAACTTAGTCAGATTTATTAGTTAGTCATAAATTCATGTTTAAGTGTGGCTGCtgcgtatatatatatagggaaTCTGCGTATGCTGAAATTATTGGGATGATGCCATGATGGGAACCATTATGATCCCGGTACGACGAAATTTACAGAGCAAACACTCgaaacaatgaaatatatttatgcacTAGTAGTctattaaaaagattttgatttcacccgtattttaaacaaataacatgttaTGTTACTCCATGACACGATATTTTAGTAATATCGTATCATATTAGTTTATCCCATATGACATGGTATACTAATTTTACTTATAACGATGTTTCCATTGAGGTTAATTTGCAATaatcttttaacttttgaatATCTAACAAATCAatgcaaaaatattatatatatatatatatatatatatatatgtaaatttatatttctcaGTTTCAGGTGGGCAGTTATAAGCAAGAAGTTGGTGAACATGTCAATCAATAAAAGCAATTAGACAGCTACGtatcatatataaaactatGCCATAAATTTACGTATATCTGATAATAAAGAGTGAATGGGCATACCATGTTCCATAACAACCTTGCATGCACGACGTCTCGTCATTCTCATGCACTCACCAATGCCTTAACTCATTGTAAACCACATACATAGTAACATAGCTATGTGAACATGTAATGTTGTTGCGCTCCAAAAATATGTAGACGAcgattggtttggttttgatatataGCGGATCTTTAAATCTGCATAGATATCAACAGTTTGTTTGGTGGATCAGATTGACCAAACATGTTATAGGTTTTACGTgtattaagcaaaaaaataaaaaaaaataatcaagataTCTATATATGTCCAAATGTGCATATGTTGAAGAATAGTGCATGGTGGAAAATTTGCTATTGTGCTACTTATTGATTTTGGaggcttttttgttttattaccaaaaaaacactcGTCGTTTTTGACCTATAACTAATCTAATCAGATCAGAAATTGgatgaaacaaattaatagTAATACCTGGTCTAACACTTTCAAATTCATAACTTTGATAGGCGCTATagttttcagaaaatgaaagataacTCATATGTGTAATATAATGTACCTCACGTTATttataatcacaaatacaaaattgtgTTTAAAACTACATGGTGCGTTTGCGTATTACGATTTACGAACCGACATACATCTGATATAGGCACATAGCTAGTGATGGTTTTTGagttaaatgaaaaaaatgggaaattgattgagaaaatgaaagagacatGAGAGGAAACGAATAAAGAGAGACCACGTGGACAGACCAAAACAAGTGGATATGACTTTAGCCCGCACGTGACGGGTGGCCAGTTTGTGTCTTGTGGTTGTCGCGCGTGCACACGTGTGAAccccttcttttttttgttttgttttgtccgATCCCTATACAGTAATAATCTTCCTTCCTCACGTCACCTGTGGGCTCCATAAGCTCGAGAAAAATTTGGCAAAGGAAGTAGTAAAATTTGCTccattaagatttttttcttgctccattattttctttgaaataactattattatttttttggtttttgtaaagGGTTTGCTACTTAAGTATGAGAACTAAAAGTTTTACACAAGAAGAATGTTCAAAATTTAGCCTTGCCGAAATTGTGAGACCaaattttaaagctttttaatgtgtttaaattattttaatcataaGTTTAGTAATTTAACAACatcaaaattgatatttggtgtacaaatttattgatactatatataatcaaaaactaaaGTAACTTTAAGGAAACCAAAATATTACATGAAAATTTGCCCAAAATAAGTTaagttaaacaaaatttttttttatgtttagaTCAGTTCGGTGTTATCTTAATTAGTAGATGAacttaaaatctaaaaaagcaTTTTTATTCGGGTTCAAATAGTTAGAAAGTAAAATTTTgagtaaagaagatgaaattgttacaacttacaacttACAACTTGTAATAAATTGacgaaaataatatttaaaatatattttctaaaagaaaaagagggaAATGTGAAAATGTGGAAAATGCACAACTCGAgaaatgacaaagaaaaagaagaatgttttGTTGGATGCCCAAGACGATGATTGTTGTCAGTCACTGACTTGCAGCTTTTTGTCTCAAAGACGACACGGCGTCGTATCAACTACTTCTCTTTAGCTTCACCTTCCTCTCCCTGTATTGTACATTGATCCCAATATTGTTTCATTAGACACAGTACTCGAGATTATTTGTCCTAATAATTTAGGTTATTCCACGCGTGACATTAGACCTAACTTGCAATTTCAATAATTGCTGCATCAAGAAAgatccaacaacaacatttagATTATATATCAGATGCATTAACATTGGATAGATCAAGACAACAAAATAGTAGTTGTTGCTGTTTGTTGGTTGATTGATTAGTCCAAATTCATCTCTATCTGTacaattattgattttgtcttttctttccttctttcatATGCCACAAGTTGTGTTACAGACACAAAGGCTATGATAGTTCAAGTACTTAAATTGTTATTCTCATTATTATAGCGTCTAAATTTTGTGTCAGATTCAGCTAATAGAAAAGTTGTTATGAAATTAGAATTTGATAGAGAATTGGTGGATATTCAGATAGAGAAAGTTGatatgaaatttgtttattatccttaacaaaattgtttcaaaGGCCTGATAATAGTTTATTTCAAACCCAATCTAACATGGGCTTTAAAAGCCCAAAATGTAGCCTCATTTGTTTTCCCAAGTACAAGTAGGCGAGGAAAAATCAGAGTAACGTCTTCTTCATTCAGTTACGAAAACCATCAATGGCGACGGAGTCGTCGTCCCCGAGCTCTGTTCGGAAAGGTGAGTCTCCGATGAAATTCGGCAGTCGTGTCGACGGAATCTATGAATTGATCGATTCAATTACGTATATCTGTTGAAGATTTCTTGTAGGACTtcgttttgatattttctagggtttctgtTTCTCTGACAGTTGTTGTTCATCTAAGAGCTACTGGAGGTGCTCCTATACTCAAACAATCTAAGTTCAAGGTATTAATCTTCCATAATCGATCTTCTCATGTTGAATTTGGTGGCTTTTAGTTTTGATGAAGAATTTGAGTGTAGATGTTTGCTAAACGTTGCTTGTTAAGTTTTTGATCATTATGTGTTGTGAATGTTGGTGTAAATAGATTCCAGGGACTGATAAATTTGCCAAAGTGATTGACTTTCTTAGAAGACAGCTTCATTCTGATTCGTTGGTAACAAAAAACACAGCTTCTCCTCTATTGGTATGAATCGTTTAGAATGCGATGATCTTGGTCTGACATTGCTCTTTTGTTTGTAAGTTTGTCTATGTGAATAGTGCTTTCTCGCCAAACCCTGATGAATCAGTCATTGATCTTTATAATGTAagtctttgtttgtttatcaCTGTTTGTGCACAAGTACCTTTTGAATTTGTCTTCTTATTGCTTACATGGTGCTGGTTTGGTATGTGTAGAACTTTGGATTTGATGGTAAACTGGTGGTTAACTATGCTTGTTCCATGGCATGGGGCTAAAACTGAAGACTACAGAATTCTCAAAGCTGTGTAAGcacattattttctttttctgttactctctttcttctctggtAAAGATAATCTACAAAACTTTGATGTGATGTGTTCTCCTATTGAACTTCAACTGAACTTTCTAGTTTCTTCAGTTCTGGAAGTTTAACCAAAATCTAAGTTACATCTTTTCATAACTGATGATGAGTGAAAGGACATGGTATATGAGTATCACCATTAAGTCGATTATAACTTGAGCTTTATTGTTTCAGGCTCGCGCTAGATGCTTGCTTTGTTGGAAAGATGACCTTTCAGATGAAAGTTGCTGTACATAACCAAGCAAtggaattgaaaattttaccCTATATACATGTACATAAAGACCATATCAAACGTCAAAAACATTAGATTTTAGTCTCGTCTTTGTATTTTTCCGTCGGCTAAACAAAAGTCTCTTGTTCCAGTACTCAGAGATTCCAAAGAAGCGTTAAACATATTTCATCTGTGCCTTGCTCTTTGTTATCTATGCCAATGCAATGCTTATGCTTATTGTTTATCACTTTGTAAATTgaaagaatataaataaatagaacaAACGTTTATTCTTTCTATTAAAATAACGTTCAGTGGGACTATCTCAATAAGTTAAAATCATATGTTAAAAATTTTGTACTTCTTCCATGAAAGGATTTTGTTGGGAATTGGGATATAACAAATGGACAGTTTtggtattttaattttttttttataaacaatttgttAGAATTATAACTAACTAGCAAAATCTAAACCTTTTTCTTACCCGGAAAATTAACTAACTTTTATATGTTCACCATATTTAGCCTTAATCCGTTATTCCCTCTGAATTTTCCCGGGAAAATTTTACCCTCTCTCAAAGTATTTTCTTAGGTCAATTGTTCCACCAATCAACCATCGTGACATCCATTTTCTTTGGAGACTCTTTTGAATTCAATTTGTCACAAAATCTTGGATTCAAACGGAGACTtgaacaaaacagagacaagGTCATGTCTTTTTTCTACAGATGCCACATTCGGTGACGAAGACAAAGAAGACCGTTTTTTGATTCAATCTCATCAAAAATGggttttcttcaatctctcttcgGATCTCGGAGCCTCTATGTTTTCATTCTCGCTCTGTTTTTCACCATTCATTGTTTCCTCCTCGTCCAATCACAAGACCCACCTTTGTTTCCacaatctcctcctccaccaccaccgcctcctcctccaccgccgcctcctcctccaccaccaccacctcctccgccAGCTGTCAATATGAGCGTCGAAACAGGCATTcctccaccgcctcctccaGTCACGGATATGATTAAGCCTCTGTCTTCTCCGCCGCCGCCTCAACCACCACCGAGGTCACAACCACCTCCGAAGCCTCCCCAAAAGAACCTGCCACGGCGgcatcctcctcctcctcggTCTCCGGAGAAACCGAAAAGAGATGGTTTAAACAAAGGGAAGACGGTGGGACTAGTCTTTGTTGGGTTAATAGCAATGTTGCAggttattgttgttgtattCTTGGTTTTCAAGAGAAAGCAGCTTCTCAGCTTGAAAGACACTAATTAAGATTGTAACCATTTGTGGATTGACATtaactcttttgttaatttgagGCCATTGATTAGATTGAAGATTAGAGATGAGAGTGTATTAGGAGGAAAGAAactgcagttttttttttaactctcttATAAAATTGTTTCAGAAATCTCATGTGTTTGTCTTTCCAAGATCTATCTGATTCACCAAATGGTTTGGTTTGCACGAGTATCTTCGTCGGTTATAGTCCTTTAAAAGGCTTCTTTCCGCAATGTTTGGATGTGAGGTTCCAAGGTGCagcttttataaaataattgatgatgatgagatgaTGATTCAAACAACACGACATAGAGGCAATACAAATCCTAATCGTCAAAGCTTCTACCCTTAGTTCCattcttttctctgtttcttgagggtcaataagaaagaaagaaaaagctttgaagaaggaagataaGAACCAGACATAAGTACATAACCTTGGCTAGGGTTATTGTCTGGCTTACAATACATAGATCTCCAAGAGTTATATATCACATTTCGATTGTTTAAATGTATACACTGACTTATGTACAAAgcaaaccaaattttgattctaaAAAGACTAGCAGTACACTCTCTTCGAAACCGAAATTCTCTTCATcaaattgaagtttttttaacttgttgTGGAAACAGACTTAGAAGCTAGCTGTTTTCCTTTGAAACTCAGAAAGAATATGCAATCTGTAGCAAGACCCTAGCGACCCGAGAAAACAAGCACAAGCACGGTGATCACAAGTGCAACAGAGAATATCAAAGCCTGCATACAATTTTTAAGCAAAATAGATTACGTTGGTAAATCCTCTTTTACTCACTTTTAAGAACGAAATGCATTTGGATCCGAGAACTCACAGCTATAGCAGAGGCAGCAAGACCAGATCTTTCCCGAGGATCTCTATGGTAATAGCTgatcaaataaagaaatgtAGCAACGTACCACGCAAACGGGAAGACGAATCCTAGAAGAAACCTAACATAAAGAGGTAAAAGATTCTGCTTCAACAAGACAATATATCCTcgataataataagaaaaaagagtgaGTGAGTACTCACGAGAACCATCCGATTCCAAAACCGAAGCAAGGAAGGGGCTTATAGAATTGTCCTAACTCAGAGTCCTCAGCATCATCACGGATTAGAACAtactttcctttcttttgttcctcTAAATCTGCTAACAACATATTCAAACATTCACAAACAGTAAGAGATAAACAGCAAATAATGGTGTCACAAGAATCATGTAAACAAAAAGCTGAGTCCAACATTCACAAGGAACTCAAAtagtaaaagataaaaaacaaacaatggtGTCACAAGAGAAATGGACAATTTGTGAACATACTCGAATTCATGGCGAAAGAAGTGCAATTTTGTAGCGCCGATTAAACTTCCTCTCACCAAGTAACCTGAACATCATTCAATCAGAAAATTGTCTCagacaaaaatgattaaatgtaaaaaagacaaagctgagttttttttctcaaatgtCAGCTAATAAGAATCAGGAGAAATCTCAGAAAAGCTACATTTTCCGATATCCAAAAATTATTATGATGATCCAAtacagaagatgaaaaaaaacgAACTTAATATAAACCCTAAGACGATGAGAGGGTTCTGGAAAAGAAAGcgattaagaagaaaaaactattgaTCCTGAGAGAAAAAGGACGAATTTTTCAGAGTAAAATCAAACGAGAAAGGGACAAAAAAATCACCAGAAAAGTTGTTCAAAGAAACTTGCCTctgagatagagaaagagagacaaaatgagaaagagaaagagagaaagattgcCTGAGAGATTCGCGACCGTGACCGACGGGAAGAGAGATTCTTGCTTTCGTTGTCtaacgtttttttctttttctttttggttcctctcaattttattttatttattatttgtttatttcgtTTCCGACGAAGTTAGCTGAagatttttattgatttttttgggaTATAATAATGGCtgaaaagatatttttaatgGATTTAGACTTAAAACTGTGTAACATAAAACTGTGAATAACTGAATAAATTAATCAGATAACTATGTATGAAACattattgataaaataaatcagaaaaaatcattaaacccataaataaatatgagaTTGAGTATTTAGGAAAAAACttaggattttgttttgcatttagGATCAAGTGACATTCAGAATGTATCGGAACAATCGAAACGTAATTTCTTTCCGTTTCCCGTTATTgagacaaatcaaaatcacaacaTTAATTTGTTTCTGGCTTTCTGCTACCACATGGAAAAAAACCCCAATGGATAATAAATAGAGTGACTTTGATTGAATACaagcagtttttttttacaacaatAAACAAGACTATAATGGATTGGTATGGACTCTTTTGCCATTCAAATGTTGAATATAGTgtaaaaatgttgttttgatttttttattattttaaatagagATTACGAAAGCTCACTCACTCACTCAAATCCATCCACTTGTATCAACTATCAAGCATGGTTACAAAACCCATCCCATATAGGGTAGTACTTCACATGACAAAATAATGGGAGTTTTATTTCACAGCCCTCCTCAATGAACATTGAACAACCAGAACCAGCAAAGAATATCCTAAAATCCAGTTTACAGTGGAAATGCTGAATCCCTCACACCATATTTAttcagaaaacaacaaaagtcttttttagaaaaacccgaaagaaacagaggaaaacaaagaaaatctaaTTGGTACAGAGACTCTTACGACAGcttttgatgtgtttttttccatTGCGTGGTTGGTTCTCTTTTAGAGTAACATAGATTTAGGGTTCTCGATGTATCCCTTAAATGCTTTCAACCATTCAGCTCCAATGGCACCTGcagtaagaagaagaatattagATTTCtacaatgatgatgaatgaatgaatcaatgatgatgaatgaacTGGATTACCGTCTACTACGCGATGGTCACAGCTCAGTGTAACAGGCATGTAAGAAGCAAAGTTGAATTGATCTGGACCGTTACCAGGGACAACTCTCTTTTcagctgttttttttttttttaagaatcaGACACAACACGAATCGGTTATTGGATCTTTGGTAAAGTAGTAAAAAAACTCTCTTCTGCATTGAGAGAGAGCATACCGGATCCAACTGCTAGAATGGCGGCTTGAGGTGGATTAACGACTGCACAGAATTGCTTGATGCCAAAAGGTCCTCCCAAGTTAGAGACAGTAAATGTTCCTCCCTGAGAAAACGAGATTATTAGCATGTTTACTGAAAGATATGATTAGTGAGTAAGATAATGAATTCTCTCACCTCATAATCTTCTGGCTTTAAGCtgttctcttttgctttttgagCTAATAACCgaacttcttctccaattgtGGACAGACCCTTCCTGTCTGCGTCCTGGAAtcaagaaatttatataattcagCAATCTGAAGTTTGTGCTACAGCCAAGGGTTAAACACTATTTTGAACACACCTTCACAACAGGGACATACAGCCCGTTTTCTGTCTGCACCGCGACGTTGATGTTCACATTTTTAAACCTATAGAGAAAGGTTACAATGTTTGCTACCACAATCatattcaaaagtttgtcaATGTACTTACTGGCGGATGTAATCGTCAGTCCATGAACTATTGCACTGAGGAACTTTTCTGAGAGCTAATGCAGCAGCCTAAAAACGCATGATATCAGTAGGATATTTTAGAAGATCTGTTGGCTTGCATGTAAAGTATACACAAGAAAGATGTACCTTAACAACAAGATCATTGACAGATATCCGTTTCCCACCAGAAGCCTCTTTGAATGAATTAAGCTGACTCCTCAGACTGCATTTACAAATTCGCTTAGTTTAGCTTACCCATTGACAGCGACTCAAAATACATCATCCAAACCTTTATACTTACGCCATAAGTTTGTCAACACATGTATCGACGGTTAAGTAATAGTGAGGGATAGTTTGCTTTGAGAATGCCAAACGTGAGGCTGTGACCTGTCAAAATTATAAAGTTAACGAACGAGATTTCAGAATCGTTGAACCTATTGAAACTGGCTTAAAGGCTGCGAGAGTAATATAGGTTTTACCTTTCGTATCTGAGAATGAGGGATGTCAACATAGTCCAAAGCTGGGGCCTTAGAATCAGTTGACTTAGATGGCTTCGCAGTAGCTCCTTTACCACTTGAAGCTGCACCATTGGAAGATGTATTACGACACAAGGATGAGTGATAACTGTAAACAGAGGCAAGAAAGgtctgaaagaaaaagaaaggaaaggaCGAGTCATGGAGTTACTTATACCTAAATACTCATCGATATCTGCCTTCACTATCCGTCCTTCAGGACCTGTGCCTTCGATGTCTGAGAGAGGCACctgatgtttttttaaataaagtaaacaagaagaaaaattaagcaggaataataagaaaaaacagaatatTTAGAACACTGTGAAACTAACGTTATTATCTTCAGCCAACTTTCTTGCAAGAGGACTAGCAAAAACACGATCTCCTGTGGGAGGTGTGCTAGGCTTGGAGGCCTTCGGTTCAGGAGGCGATGATGGCTGTTTGACCTTCTCTTCCTTTGGTGGGGCAGGAGTTGGTTCTGCTTTTGTAGGAGCGGCATCAGCAGTAGATGATGGGGTGTAATCTTTGAACTTTCCAATgtcctcttcatcttcaactgTAATAGCAATTACCTatttgaaagcaaaaaaaaatgacattatCCAAATAATTTCAATTAACATTTCCACAAATGGACTGTGGATCCTAATATCAATACCCGTAGCCCCATGAGAAACCATGATAATACATAACTCTACAGAAAGCAGACAATTTTCATACCTCGCCGACTTGAATTTCTTTTGAACCTTCCGCCTTTACAATCTTGGCGAGATAGCCCTCTTCCATGCATTCCATTTCGACAGTTGCTTTGTCCTACTGAACATAACCTAGTCAGAGTTATTtccaaaacatgaaaataaaaatacggAAATGAGACTCAATCTACATTGACATTACAGTTTCAACTTCACAGAGTACTTCCCCAGGAGCAACTTTATCACCTTCTTTTTTCAGCCACCTGGCGATGTTACCctaaaaattggaaaaagcTTATTAGAACATAAAGATAAAACGGACATAAGTTTTGATCAAGAGGTAAATAAAGATCCATGCCTCAGTCATTGTTGGCGAGAGAGAAGGCATCCCGATCTCTTGATGAGGAGGCAGATCTGAAACACATTTTCAGAAATTCTAGGTAAAATGAACCAATGTAAAGCTCATACCATTTAGCATTCTTAAGTTACGCAATTGATTAAGCACTATGCAATTGTCTTAGTAGGATCTTGCAGTAAAGC
This sequence is a window from Arabidopsis thaliana chromosome 1 sequence. Protein-coding genes within it:
- a CDS encoding Dihydrolipoamide acetyltransferase, long form protein (Dihydrolipoamide acetyltransferase, long form protein; FUNCTIONS IN: dihydrolipoyllysine-residue acetyltransferase activity, acyltransferase activity; INVOLVED IN: pyruvate metabolic process, metabolic process, acetyl-CoA biosynthetic process from pyruvate; LOCATED IN: mitochondrion; EXPRESSED IN: 23 plant structures; EXPRESSED DURING: 13 growth stages; CONTAINS InterPro DOMAIN/s: 2-oxo acid dehydrogenase, lipoyl-binding site (InterPro:IPR003016), Dihydrolipoamide acetyltransferase, long form (InterPro:IPR006257), E3 binding (InterPro:IPR004167), 2-oxoacid dehydrogenase acyltransferase, catalytic domain (InterPro:IPR001078), Single hybrid motif (InterPro:IPR011053), Biotin/lipoyl attachment (InterPro:IPR000089); BEST Arabidopsis thaliana protein match is: Dihydrolipoamide acetyltransferase, long form protein (TAIR:AT3G13930.1); Has 21519 Blast hits to 19723 proteins in 2310 species: Archae - 104; Bacteria - 12081; Metazoa - 737; Fungi - 478; Plants - 377; Viruses - 0; Other Eukaryotes - 7742 (source: NCBI BLink).) — its product is MAYASRIINHSKKLKDVSTLLRRENAATIRYYSNTNRAPLNREDTFNSRLGYPPLERISICSTSTLPVSIIFSTTRSNLSSAMGRPIFGKEFSCLMQSARGFSSGSDLPPHQEIGMPSLSPTMTEGNIARWLKKEGDKVAPGEVLCEVETDKATVEMECMEEGYLAKIVKAEGSKEIQVGEVIAITVEDEEDIGKFKDYTPSSTADAAPTKAEPTPAPPKEEKVKQPSSPPEPKASKPSTPPTGDRVFASPLARKLAEDNNVPLSDIEGTGPEGRIVKADIDEYLASSGKGATAKPSKSTDSKAPALDYVDIPHSQIRKVTASRLAFSKQTIPHYYLTVDTCVDKLMALRSQLNSFKEASGGKRISVNDLVVKAAALALRKVPQCNSSWTDDYIRQFKNVNINVAVQTENGLYVPVVKDADRKGLSTIGEEVRLLAQKAKENSLKPEDYEGGTFTVSNLGGPFGIKQFCAVVNPPQAAILAVGSAEKRVVPGNGPDQFNFASYMPVTLSCDHRVVDGAIGAEWLKAFKGYIENPKSMLL